Genomic window (Motilibacter aurantiacus):
GTCGCGGTGTCCAGCCAGGCGGCGGTGGAGGACGGCGCCGGGCTCGCCGAGGCCGACGTGGACGCCGAGGGGCTCGGCGACGCCGAAGGGCTGGGCGACGCCGAGGGGCTGGGCGACGCCGAGGGGCTGGGCGACGCGGACGGGCTCGGCGACGCGGACGGGCTGGCCGACGGGCTACCGCTGGCCCCCGGGCTCGCGGAGGGCGAGGCCGACTCGGCAGCGGCCTGCAGCGGCCGCGTCAGCACGTCGGCCGGGTCGAGCGCGACCGCGATGGAGCTCTGCGCGCCGAAGCCGGTCGCACGGATGCGGACGGTGTCGCCGTGCGCGAGCGACGGCGAGGCCGGCAGCGGGTTGCCGTTGACGTCGGTGATGCTGACGTTGGACGACGACGCCGCGGTGGGCGAGGGAGTCGGGGAGGGGCTCGGGGTCGTCGACGGGGAGGCACCGGGGCTCGCCGACGGCGACGCGCTGGCCGAGGCCGACGGCGACGCGCTGGCCGACGGGCTGGCCGACGGCGAGGGGCTGCCCGACGGGGACGTCGAGGGCGACGCGCTCGGTGAGGGCGACGGGCTGGTCGACGGCGACGCGCTCGGCGAGGCGCTCGGCGAGGCGCTCGGCGAGGGCGACGGGCTCGGGGACGGCGAGGGGGCAGTGGGCGACGGGCTCGGCGAGGGCGAGCCGCCACCCGGGAGGACGGCGACCCAGGACGTTCCGCCCTCGGCGGGGAACCGGATCGTGCCGCCGCGGAACTCTCCGAGGCTGGTCGCGTTGAGCGCGGTGCGGCAGAAGAGGACGAACTCGTAGTCGCCCTTCCACTGCTCGACGGGCGGGGACGCCAGGGCGCCCTGGTCCTGCAGGTTCTTGGGCGCCGGCACCGAGAACGGCTGGGTCGAGCCGCCGGACGATCCGTAGGTCGTGAGGGCCGTGTTGGCCACGTAGTTGAGCCCGGACTCGGGGAACCCGTGACCGTAGATCTTGACGAGCAGGTTGGTGGCGGCGGCCGGGCATCCACCGGAGGTGCGGAAGGTGATGCCGCCGGTCGTGAGGACGCCGGACTCCGGGGTCACGGTGAGCGTGCCGACGTCGGCCGCCCCCGCGGGGCTGGAGGCCAGCACGGTGGCCGTCGAGGCCGTCGCGAGCGCTGTCAGCGCCGCTGCGAGGGGCCGGGAGACACGCATGGACACGCGATCCACTTCCTAGGGTGTGAAAAAGACGGCGGGGCCTCGGCTCGTCAGCGGGGCAGTGCCCGCGCCGCCACGGAACAGCCGAGCGAATAGTGGAATGAGGACCGGGCCGGGAGGCGACGTCAGCATGAACGCCACATGTCCATGCCGGCCGGTGCCGACCCGCTGCGCGCTTTTCGCGGGCGTAGCTCCGGCATCGTCCGCATTCCGCGCGCGACGTGCCGGGGGGCGGGCGGTTGCCCGCCCGCCCCCCGGGCGTCCAGGACCTCAGCTGACGACGACGGTGCGGGTGACCGACCCGCTCGTGCCGTTCGGGCCGGTCACCTTGACGGTGACCGTGTAGGTGCCCGCGGAGGCGTACATGTGGGTGCCGAAGACGCCACGGAAGCCGTTCGGCCCAGCGAGGATGCCGGTCGACGACTGGCCGTCGCCCCACTCGATCGTCGCGCTCAGCGCGTTGCTGGGGGCGGCCGAGTTGACGACCACGCCCACCGCGGCGCTGAACATCTGGCGTGCGCTGACGGAGATCGTCGCGCCGCCCGTGACGGCGATCCCGCCGCCCTGCGCAGCTGTGACGGTGAAGCTCACGGCGGCAGACGTGGAGCCGATGTAGGCCGCACCGGAGGGCACGAACTCAGCGGTCACCGAGCTCGTCCCGACCGGCAGGCCCGTCGTCGAGTACGCCGCGGTGCCGTTCGAGACGGCGACGGTCCCGAGGACGTCGGAGCCGCGGCGGAAGGTGACCGAGCCGGCGGCGGCCGCCGGCGACACCGTCGCCGTGAAGGTGACGTTGGTGCCCTGCACCTGCGGGCTCGCCGGCGACGCGGTGAGCGCCGTCGTCGTGGCCACCGGGGCAGCGGTGATCGTGTACGAGAGGGCCGCCGACGTCGAGCCGAGGTACTCGGCGCTCGACGGGGTGAAGACCGCCGTGAGCGTGCGGGTGCCGACGGCCAGCGTGGAGGTGCTGATCGTCGCCTTGCCGCCCGCGACGGGAGCAGAGCCGAGCGACGTCGAGCCGTCCCGGAACTGGACGGTGCCGGCCGCGGCCGGGGACACCTCGGCCGTCAGGGTGACGGCCGTGCCGACCTGCTGCGGGCTGGCCGGGCTGGCCACGAGCGTCGTCGTGGTGGCCGCCGGAGCGGCGGTGACGACGTAGCTGAGCGCCGACGAGGTGGAGCCGGTGTAGTTGCCGCCCGTGGGCGCGAACTCGGCGGTGACGGAGCTGGTGCCGACCGGCAGCGCGGAGGTCGTGAACATCGCGACGCCGTTGGCGACGGCGGCGGTGCCGAGGGTCTCGCTGCCCCGGCGGAACGTCACCGTGCCGGCGGCCGCGGCGGGCGTGACCGTGGCGGTGAGGGTGACGGCCGTCCCGACCTGCTGCGGGGAGGCCGGCGA
Coding sequences:
- a CDS encoding Ig-like domain-containing protein → SSITAQFVPSGTGSVGSTSTALSYTITAVPNATTTALTASPASPQQVGTAVTLTATVTPAAAAGTVTFRRGSETLGTAAVANGVAMFTTSALPVGTSSVTAEFAPTGGNYTGSTSSALSYVVTAAPAATTTTLVASPASPQQVGTAVTLTAEVSPAAAGTVQFRDGSTSLGSAPVAGGKATISTSTLAVGTRTLTAVFTPSSAEYLGSTSAALSYTITAAPVATTTALTASPASPQVQGTNVTFTATVSPAAAAGSVTFRRGSDVLGTVAVSNGTAAYSTTGLPVGTSSVTAEFVPSGAAYIGSTSAAVSFTVTAAQGGGIAVTGGATISVSARQMFSAAVGVVVNSAAPSNALSATIEWGDGQSSTGILAGPNGFRGVFGTHMYASAGTYTVTVKVTGPNGTSGSVTRTVVVS